In Neomonachus schauinslandi chromosome 8, ASM220157v2, whole genome shotgun sequence, the genomic stretch CTTTATACCCATGTGACATCCACCCTACCTTACTAGTTTAGAAGAGTCACAATGCTCTGTTTGTGTCAAAAGTGAGTGGAGTCCAGGGGTTTCACCCTGGGAAGCAATAAAATAACCAATCCCAGCAGGAGCTTCCCAGTGTCCGCCCAGTTAACAAGACGGCCAGTACCTGCCACACTGTGGAGCTCTGTGTACCTAGGTTTTGCTGTTTACAATCAAATTTGCATTGCAAATGTTCACCTGCCTGCTGTCCTGGGGACTGCCTGCTCAGGCTTACCTTCTCTGGTTTTAATCCCAGTTCTTTAGTTATTGCAACAGAGAGGGCTGCAAATGCTTCGTTGATCTCAAATATGTCCACATCCTCCAGGGACCAACCTGCTTTTGCAACCTAAGGGAAAGATTAATGGAACAGAGGTCTAAAAACCCAGGTGCAATCTTTCTTGTAGATACTAGAACAACAGACTGTGATATTAAAGGATCTCTTAAGGATTCCCACATGAACCTAGTGATACCAATTCTAAGACTATGGATAAAACTCCTCTGGATTCTAAAAAGTTTTGAAGCAGTAACATGTTAAGCATAGGTGAGATGATCTAGGTGATTCATCAGTTCCGCTAAAAAGCGTTATGATCGAAATGTTCTCGGCTGTTGTTTTGGCAGGGAAGGAGACTATAGAGAGAAAACTACATGAATAAGCTCACTGAAGGCTAATGGGAAGGCTTTCGTacaagagaaacaaagcaaatgaaatagGATAGGAAACAAAAGCTCAACCTTGGCGTTTTGGAATGGAGAGGATCTGAGCCAAGGTTTAAGAGGCGGAACTGAAAAGGGAACTACAGGGTGTTGGTCTGGTCCCAAAGAGGTTCGTTCTACCAACAAAGAACAGGTGCTAACATTCAACAGTAAACTCACAGCTTGCTTTATCGCTGGAATTGGTCCTGTCCCCATAATGGAAGGCTCCACACCTACTTGTGACCAGGAAACTATCTGTGCTAACGGTGTGAGCCCTCGATTCACAGCCTCTGACTTCTTCATAAGAACCACAGCTGCAGCACCATCATTTATTCCTGTAAAATACAAAcgtcttcatttctgaaatgctCATTAATTTGAGTTCTATACCTGTGTCTACTTTCTCTAACACCTGGACACATGCGTTCAATTATTCTTAATACATCTTGGCAAAGTCATGTGCCATAATTCCTATTTTACAGTGTAGTTAGAAATGCGAAGTTTGGTAATATGACCTAATTGACCACAACATTCTAACCAAGGAAAGTGGAAAGCTTAAAAGACTGGGGGAGGGAAGAGTAATgagaagaaatgggagaaagagcCTTGCTCCCACATAAAGCATCGGGAGTTTCTGGTTTTGGAAAAGCATCAAGGTAGGAGATTAAACTTTGTGGTTCCCtagtttgctttttcatttgtatGTCTAGTTAGGATGTCAGGAAGTCAAATCCATTCTTTAATATATAGGTTAAGTCGAAAATAGGGCGATGATAAGTAATGATCAAATACGAGAAACTACATCTTCCCTTCAAGCAACTAAAGGTCTTAGCATAATTtgtacataaataataaatgaaatgaaaaaggcatTAATTTGGTAGACCTAGCAGAAGATGGTATTCCCCCAACTGCCCTTTGGGAAATCTAACCTGAAGCATTAGCTGGGGTGACTGTCCCTGTTCCATCTGTAAGAAAGTAAGGCTTTAACTTTGATACGGCTTCTATGTCGGTCCCATGGCGAGGAAATTCATCTGCTTTCACTTCAGTAAGACCTGAGCAAAGGAAGATGAATTAACCAAAATTAGTACAGAGATGGCCGTGAATGTATTAGGAATGGTGGAGTTCTCGGACATGATGTGTGAGGCTTCAGATTTGGAAaggtttgtttaaaaatttattaaaaaatactttcattccAACAGGAAAGCACACATAAAAAAGTTGCATGTTCAAACATTTCATAAGCACTGTCCTCATGAGATACTTTGAGTGTTTTCCACATCCACAGCCCCTTCTGAGGAAGGCAGTTCTTTGTGCAAAAGGTGGCTAAGGTGTGGGGCGTAGGACTTGCTGGTTACAACCGACGTGATGAGGGAACGTCAAAGGCACTCTCCTAAGGGTTGGACGTAAGCGATGGCACTTATGGGCAACAGAACAGTTTTCAGTAACAGCTCTTTGACCGGAGCATTCCATATTAGATAACAGCAAAGGACCCCAAAACATGCACCCTCATGAAATATGAAATGTATACAGATACATACAGGAAGTAATGGATGTTCTGAGGAGATTGAGCCTGGAGGGGCAAAACGTCACTGTTGCCTCCTAACGACCATGAGCCAATGCTCCAGTTTCTCACACAAAACCTGCTCCATCTACAGAACGGTGTGCACACTCTGGACCAGGGGTGCTCGGTGCTGACAGTGTCCCATGTTCTTTACCCTCCAGCACCCCATAAACAAGACCCCCACCCTGCCATTTTCAGGCGTATCCAAGATCAATCTTTTCTTTGCAACCCGAAAGACATAACTAAGACACGATGTATAGACATTCCTGTGTATTATTTCTTGGAGTATTACTCTTACCTATAAATAGGCACGCCAATGTTCAAACCATTACAATCTATATACTCACCTTTTCTAGAAGATACGAAAACTGGTATAATCTCTTTGTCAAAATAGCCAGCTTTCTGTGCACTTTCTGTCCTGTTCTGGGACAGAACTGCAAACTTGTCCTGATCTTCTCTGCTCACTTGCCATTTTTTGGCTACATTTTCAGctgtgaaagaaaataatagtaataaagcaAAAGACAAACATTTTCAGGAACTGGCTTTTAGTAGCTCAGGTTTTTCACCTGAAACCGAgcactgcacccccccccccccccccccccccctacaaGCAGGCCCGCTGACAGGCTGAGACAGTGCTCTGCAGCCGTCTGGCCTCCCACGGGCGATGAATTCAGGGAGGCTGCAGCGACTcttaagaaatcatttttttctttgcttccttccttctcttttcctttctatttaacTGTCGACTTTCAGAAATGTCCTTCATGCAGATTCACCAACTGTTTATATTTCTGCCCCATTTACTtcatcattctctctctgaaccaCCTGAGAAAAAGTTATAATCATGCCTCTTTATccctaaattttaatttctttgtatatttcccCCAAATGGCCATTTTCTTACATAAGCACAGCTCTCAAAATCCGGAAATTTAACACTGACACAGGCCTATTATGTAATTCTTGGTCCATATTCCAGTTTCACCTTGTGTCCCAGGGATGTCCTTTGTGGCTAATTTGTATGTTCAGTCCAGGATCACGCCTTGCACTTCACTGGCAATCTCTTTAGTGTCTTTTTATTGGAACAGTTCCTCACACTATCTTTGTGTTTCTTCACCTTGATATTTTTGAGGAGCAGGGGCCAGTTCTTTTATCAAATGTCTCCAATTTAGGTTTCAGATTGCCTCAAGATTAGATTAAGATTTTGCAGAAAAGCAGGTATCCCACTGACATGACCTTCTCAGTGAATCTTATCAGGATACTTGTGATATTAGTTTATCTCAGGTGGTGTGAGCTTTGATCGCTTGGTTAAAGTGTCTCtacactgtaaagttactatttttccatttataattttttaaaaatttttatttatttgagagagcaagtgagagagagagagagcacaaacagggggaggggcagagggaaagggagaagcagactccccgctgagcagggagccagacgtggggctcgatcccaggaccctcatgacctgagccaaagacagatgcttaactgactgagccactcaggtgtccctccaTTTATAATTAATCAGGAAGTTATGGGAAGTTATTTTGACATTATGAAGAAATGTCTTCTTCCTCATCCAATTTCACCCACTACTTTTCACATTCCTGATTTTCTTATTGCATCCTGAACATTACACAGTTGCTATACTGTTGAACATCTGGATTTTATTATCTTCAGCAAGTATACTGAGTTTCATTCCCACTAACATACTGGCAGATCATCTGGATCCTTttgaagcttatttttttaagcttattagTTTGTGTCTAGAGTAGTCTTTACTCTAGGGCTAGAGGGACCCTGCCCCTAAACTGTGGTCTTTCTGAGATGTCAATGGAGTGTCCAGTGGGTTCAGTAAAGTTTCTACTCTGCACGGTCAGAACTCCTATGTCTCCAAGTAATCAATTCACAACTCCCTAGCAGCTGTTTCTACTGGACCTGGTAGGGTGTTGTCCTACACATGCATTTGACCCAAGAGATGAGGGAACCCTTATGGAGATTTCTGGAGCTCCTTTCCTAGCTTCCTTCTCTCCAGTACTCTGCCCCTCAAACTCCAGGAATCTCAGCAGCTCCAAACTCTGACCTCGGCCTCCCCAGTTCAATGGCCACCATCCCCCCAGGTAGAAAGTCAGTGAGAGTGGAGTTTTCCCTTCTTTCAagaatctcggggcgcctgggtagcttagtcggttaagcatccgactcttgatctcagctcaggtctcgatgtcagagtcatgagtttaagacccacgttgggctccacgccgggtgtggagcctactttaaaaaaaaaaaaaaaaaaaaaagaatctcagtcTTGCAACTGACTGCATTTGAGGTAGAGGTGGGGTTGGTGTGGGCGAGTCCCCCACTCTCGTCCAGGGGAGCCCTAGAGCAGCCCCCTGGGGAGGGGACCCCAAAAGAAGGGCAACAAATTGCTCTGGGTGGGGGAAAGCGAGGTGCTCTGCTAACCCGCCCCTCCCTCATCACAGGATTCTGTGGGGCAGAAAGAGGGAACCCGAGGCCCCAGTGCCCTGACAGGAATCTCCAAACAGCCCTCTCAACTATTTCGGATGCTGCCCAAACCTGGGGTCTATTACTTCCCCTGGGCCAAGATCCGGACATGGGCACACTGAGAACATTCAGCAGGCTGTGGCTGTGTGACATGACTCAATCCCGAATGACCCTGGGGGCTCAGCATGGATCTGACAGCACAGGATCCTGGTCTGCACCAAGTTGGTGGAGCCGTGCAAGCCCAGTTAGACTCCCAGTACCTTGTCCTTGGGGAGCTCGAACACCAGAAACGGAGGAACATGTTCCTCTATATAAATCTAGGAGGAAGGGTTTCCCAAGGCTGACAGGAGGAAAGAGCTGATAGGCATCAGACGGAGGCTCTGTGGGGAAGCCCTGACTGTGTGGAAGGAATGCATCTACCCTTGCTAGAACAAGCCCTCCAGGAGCAGAGGAGGTACCAGCAAGAGAGTGGGAGCAGTTCCTGGCAACCGTCCCCCACAACCTGCTCCTGAGGCCACGCCCACTGGAGATGCCTGCATCACTGTGGAGAACATGCAGGACCTTCCCCGGAGTGACAGCCTTTGTCcggaagcagagagaaggggagtggggggtggctgCTAATTTGGATTGTT encodes the following:
- the TEN1 gene encoding LOW QUALITY PROTEIN: CST complex subunit TEN1 (The sequence of the model RefSeq protein was modified relative to this genomic sequence to represent the inferred CDS: inserted 3 bases in 3 codons), whose amino-acid sequence is MLPKPGVYYFPWXQDPDMGTLRTFSRLWLCDMTQSRMTLGAQHGSDXHRILVCTKLVEPXQAQLDSQYLVLGELEHQKRRNIPDCVEGMHLPLLEQALQEQRRYQQESGSSSWQPSPTTCS